One Chthonomonas sp. genomic window, GTGATTGGTAGGGCATGCCGCCTATTTTGGCACGACAGCGCTAGAGCTGGCCGTTGCCGAACTCGGAGCGGAGCCGCTCGGTCGCATCGGCGGGCAGCGGAGACGGGCCGCCCAAAGCTCGTGTGAGCCACGCCAAGCGCGCCGTTGCCTCAAGCGTCTCCATGCGGTAGTAGGCGTCCAGGAGGTCGCGTCCGAGAGTGACCGCCCCGTGATGGCTCAGCAGGATCGCCTTGTGGTCGACAATCAGACGAGAAATCGACTGCGGGACCGCGGTGGTACCCGGAAATCCAAAAGGGGCGAGAGGGACACTTCCAAGTACTGCCGATGCCTCGGGTGTCAGATGATCGGGGATCGTCTCGCCAGCAACGGCGAACGCGGTGGCGTGTGGGGGGTGGGCGTGCACCACGGCCATACAGTCCTCGCGTTGCCGATAGACTTCCAGGTGCAAGAGGATCTCACTGCTGGGTGTCCCCGGCCCAAAGGGGGTGCCCGCGAGGTCCACGACGACAAGGTCTTCGGGTTTTAGGTGACCTTTGCTGACCCCACGCGGGGTGCAAAGCAGTCGACCGTCAGGCATTCTCGCGCTGAGGTTGCCTTCGGTGGCGCACACCAGGTGTGCGCCCAGCATGCGCTGGCCGACCTCACACATGAGCTCTCGTAGCTTCTGCTCTGGCATTCCAAAGCGATTATGACAGGTGCTTCAGCATAGAATCGGGTAGGGTGGCGGGATGAAAGCACGCGCGTGCGGCACTTTGCTCCTCGTTACGGCCTTGTCCGTGTCCTATGCTCAATCGCTTGACTCCAAGCCAAAAGAACTGCACGGAGTTCGGCAGCTTGCCCTTAGTCCCGACGGAAATCGGTTGGCATTTGTTTACAAAGCCGACGTGTGGGTTTGTGATGCAAATGGTGGTCGGGCGATACCCTTGACCAGCCACATCGAGCTGGACGAATCGCCGGTGTGGTCGCCTGACGGTCGGTGGATCGCCTTCTGCTCGAACCGCACCGGGAACCGCGATATCTACTTGGTGCCGAGCGACGCCGGCCAGACCCAGCGGCTGACCTATTTTTCGGGCTCGGATCTCGCGACCGACTGGACACCAGACGGCAAAGGGCTTCTCGAAGCGGGGACGTTTGACAAGCCGGAGAATGCGTTGGTGACCGT contains:
- a CDS encoding class II aldolase/adducin family protein, with the translated sequence MPEQKLRELMCEVGQRMLGAHLVCATEGNLSARMPDGRLLCTPRGVSKGHLKPEDLVVVDLAGTPFGPGTPSSEILLHLEVYRQREDCMAVVHAHPPHATAFAVAGETIPDHLTPEASAVLGSVPLAPFGFPGTTAVPQSISRLIVDHKAILLSHHGAVTLGRDLLDAYYRMETLEATARLAWLTRALGGPSPLPADATERLRSEFGNGQL